Part of the Nitrospirota bacterium genome is shown below.
CTGCGAACCATCACGGCCACACCGATCATGATCGACAGTCCCACCATCAAGGCCGACACCGTCACCGCATTCCTGCCAGGATGGCGCGCAGCCTGGTCCGCCGCAATAAGCCGGAGGCTCCCCCCGAGCGCCATCGTCTTGTTCTTGTTGTAAGAGCGCCAGCTCAGCGCTTTAATACAAATAGGCGCAAGACAGGAGAGGGCTCCCAGGAGACAGACCGTCGCGAGATAGCCAAAGAGCGGCAGGCCTCCGACCGGGCCCATCAGTGAACAGAGGCCTGCCAACACCAACAATGCCAGGCTGATCCACCCGAAGAGACCGGCCCTCAGTTGATTCGTTATTTCATAGTCTCCCGGCGCCAAGGCACGAACCGTCACGGTCCTGCCTGCCTCCAGACTGGGACCCAAGGCCCCCACCATTGAGATCAAGGTTCCGAGCAACAGTCCCTTCGCTACGGCCAGAAATGTTGACAGGTCGAACGACAGGATCAACCAGCCTGACGTCACCGGCGCGTAAAGATCTGAGATCGTCCGGCTCACCAGCGACACCAGCCCGCTGCCCAGCCAGACCCCGCCGAGCCCCCCCAGCAGCCCTCCCAGAAGACCGAGCAGCCCTGCTTCCATGAGAAACAGACCGGCAACCCGCTGCTCCGTCATGCCGAGCGCACGATAGATGCCGATCTCGCGTCTCCGTTGCGCCACGGCAAAGGCCATCGTGTTGTAGATTAAGAACATCCCGACGAGCAGCCCCACCCAGCTCAAGACCGTCAGATTGAGCTGGAAGGCCCGCACCATATTTTCAATCTGCTTCGTCCGTTGCGCCGGCCGTTGCACGACCAAATGGGGTGGAACCACCGCCCGCACCGAGACCGCAATCTCATCGAGCGGTCGGCCAGGCTGCGTCACCAGCTCGATCCGGCCCAATCGCCCGACTGAGTGGAACAGCAGCTGCGCCGCCGCAATATCCATGACGGCCAGCCGATCCCAGAGGGACGAACGGGACTCGTCGTTGTGAAGGAGCCCGGCGACTCGCAGTTGCACGAGACGCCCTCCCGCCGTCGCCTCGACAAGACTCCCGACTCCCAGGTTCCAGTCGGCCGCAACCTGGCGGCCAAGATAGAGCGAGTCTGGAGCCAACAGGGTCTCCAGCGCCTCTTCTGCATCAGCCTGGATCTGAAATCCCCGGGTCCCGGCCTCCGCGAGGAGATCCAACCCCACGATCTGAAGCGCCTGCCCTCGCTGTTCCCCCTGGGTCAGCACGACCGAATCTTCAATAACCGGAGAGGCGCTCACCACCCCCTCGACCGCACGGACCGCCGTGATCACCGATTCATCCACTCCGAGATCATGACCTGCAATTTCCAATGAAGCAGGCCCGGCGACCGTTGTGACCGTTTGCTCGAAGGATCGTAGTACGTGAATATTCGCCGTCCCGATGGCCACGGAAGCCAGGACACCCAGGGCCACCCCGGCAATGCTCAGCAATGCGCGAAACGGCTTCTGGCTTGCATGGGCGCGGATCAAGGCGATATGGAACGCGAGTGGTATAGTCATCTAGGGCCTAGACAGGGAATGAACCGCGCAAATCATGGTGGACGAGGAACGAAGACGAATGACAATACGTAGGCTGGCAACAGGGCTCTGCACAAATGAGTCGTTTCGTTTACAGCGATACATACCTTTGCTAGACTTGCGTGAGTTGATGAGGAGAGATTGATGATGAGCGAAAAAACTGCCCTGATCCACAAAATCCAGCCCCTGCAAGAGGAAAGCGACGCCGACCTCCTCACCCCTCGGCAGCGTGACATCCTTCGTCTCGTGGCGAGCGGGCAGACGAACCGTGAAATTGCGGAAGTGCTGGAGATCAGCGTGCGCACGGTCGAAGTGCACCGATTCAACTTAATGCGACGATTGAACGTGAGGAACGTGGCGCAACTGCTCAGACGGGCGCTGCAACTGGGCCTCCTGGCCAAGACGTTCGGGACGAAGTAGATCTACAATTCCTTCAGCTTGCCCCGGCAGTCCTCCAGCTTCGTATAGCCCTTCTTGCTGAGCTGGGCCGCCAGCTCCGTTTCCAACCGGACGAACACACCGAGCCCCTCTTCGACCAAGACCGTCCCGATCTGCACAGCCGAGGCGCCACAGAGCACATGTTCGAAGGCATCCACCCCATTGACCACGCCGCCGGTCCCGATAATCGGGATGCGCCCTTCGAAAATCTTCCAAAAGGCCCGGACATTGGCCAGTGCGACCGGCTTGATGATCGTGCCACCCAACCCGCCGAACCCGCCCTTTGGCTTGATGACGACCTCCTCGCGCTCAGGATCGACCACGAGCCCGTTACCGACCGAGTTGATCAGGTTGAGAAAATCGACCCCGCAGCGGCCGATCACGTCGCCCATGACTTTGTGATGGGCCGGATCGAAGTAGGGCGGCAGCTTAACCCCCATCGGGACCGTGATCACCTTGCGAACCCGCTTCAACAGACGCTCGGAGGCTTCTGCGTCATAGCCGATCTGGGGCTTGCCTGGAATGTTGGGGCAGGAGAGATTGACCTCGATCAAATCAGGCTTTGCCGCATTAATCGTGGCTGCGATCGTCAAAAAATCGTCTTCACAAAGGCCGGCCACGCTGGCGATGACCGGTTTCCCAAGCGTCTTCAACTCAGGAATGAGCGCAGCGTAGACCTTGTATCCGAGGTTCGGCAAGCCCATGGAATTGATGGAGCCGCCGGAAAATCCATAATACCTGGGCGCGGGATTGCCGTCGCGCGGTTCGACCGTCATCGACTTGGTGACGATGGCGCCGGCATGGGACCGGCCCAGGGCCAGCAGCTCCTCACGCGTGACACAGAGGGCTCCAGAAGCATTCATGATGCAACTGGGGAATCGCACGCCGGCAATCGTAATCGAAAGATCCATCACGCTCCTATCGTAAGAGGCTCGCGCGACGTTTTCGCCACGAGCTGCCCATCCTTCATGGTCCAGACATAATCGGCTGCGTCCGCCGCCGCGACACTGTGGGTGACTAATAAAACGGTTTGGCGAAAACGCTGCACCAGCGACCGGAGGAGGAGAATGATCTCCGCTCCATGCTGGGAATCCAAATTGCCGGTCGGCTCGTCGGCCAGAATGATCTGGGGCCGATGCACGATCGCGCGCGCCATCGCCACCCGCTGTTGTTCCCCGCCAGAGAGCTCGCTGGGGCGATGGTGGCGCCGCGCCGTCATCGAGACCAACTCCAGCACTTCTTCGACGCGGGTTTGGACCGATGTCCCTCGCTCTCCGCGCAACAACAGGGGGAACGCAACATTCTCCGCCGCCGTCAGTCCGGGAATCAAATGAAACGCCTGGAAGATAATCCCGACCGTATCCCGCCTGATCCTCGTCCAGTCATCGCTCGTAAACCGGCTGGTCGACCGGCCTTCAAGAAAGATCTCTCCCGAAGTCGGCGCATCCAGCCCTGCAACGAGGTTGAGTAAAGTGCTTTTCCCGCAACCGCTGGGGCCGATAAATGCGCAGAAGTCTCCCTCTGCCACTTCGACCGTGACCCGATCGAGCCCGGTGATGATATCGCCGCCCCGCTCATACTGTTTCGATACCTGGTCGAGCCTCACCATGCTGAGCGACTTCTCCATTCCTAGCCTTGCAACCTGCCGCCTTCGTATATCACAACCATTTATAGAGCAACAACCTTGACTGGCGCGGCCTATTCTCTTAGAAGAAACACAGAGCAACGTTGAGGAGAGCGCCTCCTGCGATGTTACGTGCATGCACCAAGGATCGGTTCATTGGCTGGTGCCGCCAGGCCCTCCGGTTTGTCTTGCCGGTGGAATGTCTGAGCTGTGGGACTGAGCTCGGCACTGACCCGGTCCCCTGCTTCTGTACAATGTGCTGGCAGAGCATCCGCCCGCTCCAGCAACCGGCTTGCGCCATCTGCGATCAGCCCTTTGTCTCGCCAGCTGCCACGACCTATACGCCGAACCATCACTGTCAACATTGTCAGGAGCGGCCTCCGGCCTTTCAACGGGCCTGGACCCTCTTCCCCTACCTTCCACCCCTGAAGGACGCCATCTGCTCGTTCAAGTATCACGGCACATATACACTCGCCAAGCCGCTCGCGCGCCTCATGATCGACGCCCTGCCTGGCGAGATCGACGCCGATATGATTATCCCTGTCCCCTTACACTCAATCCGCTTGCGAGGACGGGAGTTTAACCAATCCTTGCTGCTAGCCGATCAGCTCGGACGTCATCTAGCTCGCCCGGTTTCAGCCACCCACCTCGTCAGGATCACCGCCACCGATCCCCAAACCACATTGACAAGACAGGCACGACTGAAAAATCTTCGGAAAGCCTTTACCGTCCGCAGGCCCCAAGATCTCACGGGGAAACGCATCCTCCTCGTGGATGATGTCTTCACCACCGGCACAACATTGCACGAATGCGCAAAAACTCTCCGACAAGCCGGCAGCGGGCCGGTCTTTGCCCTGACGTTGGCCAGGACTATTGAGACGGACCTGGTGCCGGATCGACTCGTGGCCGAACAGGCAGCACGATCCTCTGGCAGAGGTTGAAACAACCAAACAGCACCATAGCTTTCCCTCAGGCTGCTCAAAAAGGCCGTCCAGCAAGGCCGCAGCCGATGAACGCACCGGAAGCGTAGCCTCTGGCTACGTTGAGGATGCTTTCGAGGCGAGAACGACGCTGGCGGATTTTTTCAGTAGCCTGCCAGAGCCGGATGGCACTGACATGCACTGTCATGCATTTTCACTTGACAGATTGCTCACATTTTCCTACCCTGACGACAGTATCCGAAGCCTCGTGAGGCATATGGATCCCTATTGCACCAGGTTTTTGAATGGCCAACGAGCCCAAGAGCGAGCTGATGACGGCGGAGGAGACCTGCCGTTATCTCAAGATCACTTCGCGCACGC
Proteins encoded:
- a CDS encoding FtsX-like permease family protein, producing MTIPLAFHIALIRAHASQKPFRALLSIAGVALGVLASVAIGTANIHVLRSFEQTVTTVAGPASLEIAGHDLGVDESVITAVRAVEGVVSASPVIEDSVVLTQGEQRGQALQIVGLDLLAEAGTRGFQIQADAEEALETLLAPDSLYLGRQVAADWNLGVGSLVEATAGGRLVQLRVAGLLHNDESRSSLWDRLAVMDIAAAQLLFHSVGRLGRIELVTQPGRPLDEIAVSVRAVVPPHLVVQRPAQRTKQIENMVRAFQLNLTVLSWVGLLVGMFLIYNTMAFAVAQRRREIGIYRALGMTEQRVAGLFLMEAGLLGLLGGLLGGLGGVWLGSGLVSLVSRTISDLYAPVTSGWLILSFDLSTFLAVAKGLLLGTLISMVGALGPSLEAGRTVTVRALAPGDYEITNQLRAGLFGWISLALLVLAGLCSLMGPVGGLPLFGYLATVCLLGALSCLAPICIKALSWRSYNKNKTMALGGSLRLIAADQAARHPGRNAVTVSALMVGLSIMIGVAVMVRSFRGTVEVWVNETVMADLIVAPQSWLQGKQAGQASRSLPGNWLATLSAIEGVAAVDTYREVHVEVAGQTVSLVSRDLLLHAQRSRYLMVHGDSTVALQRAAETGGVLLSEVLATRLGLHEGSQVSIMTQTGPVALSVEGIFYDYATDGGKMVMDRTWYQRYWQDDRVTVFPVYLAAGADAKQVRQSIVAQVAGLDGVTVSPLVIRNHELRKEILDIFDRTFVLTYVLEAIAVLVAVLGIVNTLVTAVLERRREFATLRAIGASTRQVERLVLWEAAYLGLIGAVLGVVGGLLLALLLIHVVNKQSFGWTIQMTVPGGVILQAVALALTSALVAGYWPARWAARQPLVEGLREE
- a CDS encoding response regulator transcription factor, translated to MMSEKTALIHKIQPLQEESDADLLTPRQRDILRLVASGQTNREIAEVLEISVRTVEVHRFNLMRRLNVRNVAQLLRRALQLGLLAKTFGTK
- a CDS encoding dihydroorotate oxidase, which translates into the protein MDLSITIAGVRFPSCIMNASGALCVTREELLALGRSHAGAIVTKSMTVEPRDGNPAPRYYGFSGGSINSMGLPNLGYKVYAALIPELKTLGKPVIASVAGLCEDDFLTIAATINAAKPDLIEVNLSCPNIPGKPQIGYDAEASERLLKRVRKVITVPMGVKLPPYFDPAHHKVMGDVIGRCGVDFLNLINSVGNGLVVDPEREEVVIKPKGGFGGLGGTIIKPVALANVRAFWKIFEGRIPIIGTGGVVNGVDAFEHVLCGASAVQIGTVLVEEGLGVFVRLETELAAQLSKKGYTKLEDCRGKLKEL
- a CDS encoding ABC transporter ATP-binding protein → MVRLDQVSKQYERGGDIITGLDRVTVEVAEGDFCAFIGPSGCGKSTLLNLVAGLDAPTSGEIFLEGRSTSRFTSDDWTRIRRDTVGIIFQAFHLIPGLTAAENVAFPLLLRGERGTSVQTRVEEVLELVSMTARRHHRPSELSGGEQQRVAMARAIVHRPQIILADEPTGNLDSQHGAEIILLLRSLVQRFRQTVLLVTHSVAAADAADYVWTMKDGQLVAKTSREPLTIGA
- a CDS encoding ComF family protein produces the protein MLRACTKDRFIGWCRQALRFVLPVECLSCGTELGTDPVPCFCTMCWQSIRPLQQPACAICDQPFVSPAATTYTPNHHCQHCQERPPAFQRAWTLFPYLPPLKDAICSFKYHGTYTLAKPLARLMIDALPGEIDADMIIPVPLHSIRLRGREFNQSLLLADQLGRHLARPVSATHLVRITATDPQTTLTRQARLKNLRKAFTVRRPQDLTGKRILLVDDVFTTGTTLHECAKTLRQAGSGPVFALTLARTIETDLVPDRLVAEQAARSSGRG